One segment of Streptomyces bathyalis DNA contains the following:
- a CDS encoding alpha/beta fold hydrolase, with the protein MNAHILETPEVDLAYDVHGPLPAAGGHPPLVMIGQPMEAAGFSTLASHFPDRTVVTYDPRGLGRSTRKDGRTDHVPTTQAADVHAVIEALGAGPVEMFASSGGAVTALALVADRPGDVTTLVAHEPPLIPVLPDAKAAERARAGFRDAYENKGRGAGMAAFIAMTSWPGEFTDDYFARPAPDPADFGMPAEDDGSRDDPLLSDRAWAVSSYRPDLDALAAAPTRIVIAVGEETGDTFTGRTSVAMAQLLGTQATVFPSHHGGFLGGEFGYAGQPEAFARRLREVLDDAG; encoded by the coding sequence ATGAATGCACACATACTCGAGACCCCCGAGGTCGACCTCGCCTACGACGTCCACGGTCCGCTGCCGGCCGCCGGCGGACACCCCCCTCTGGTCATGATCGGTCAGCCGATGGAGGCCGCCGGCTTCAGCACCCTGGCGTCGCACTTCCCCGACCGCACCGTGGTCACCTACGACCCGCGCGGCCTGGGCAGAAGCACCCGCAAGGACGGCCGGACCGACCACGTGCCCACGACGCAGGCCGCCGACGTGCACGCCGTCATCGAAGCGCTCGGCGCCGGGCCCGTGGAGATGTTCGCGAGCAGCGGCGGTGCGGTGACCGCGCTCGCCCTCGTGGCGGACCGTCCCGGCGACGTGACCACGCTCGTGGCGCACGAGCCGCCCCTCATCCCCGTGCTTCCCGACGCGAAGGCCGCCGAGCGCGCACGCGCCGGATTCCGCGACGCCTACGAGAACAAGGGCCGGGGCGCCGGCATGGCCGCCTTCATCGCGATGACGTCGTGGCCGGGCGAGTTCACCGACGACTACTTCGCCCGCCCCGCCCCGGATCCCGCCGACTTCGGGATGCCCGCGGAGGACGACGGCTCCCGCGACGACCCGCTGCTCTCCGACCGGGCCTGGGCGGTGAGCAGTTACCGTCCCGACCTCGACGCGCTCGCCGCGGCACCGACGAGGATCGTGATCGCGGTCGGCGAGGAGACCGGGGACACCTTCACCGGACGCACCTCCGTGGCCATGGCGCAGCTGCTCGGAACGCAGGCGACGGTGTTCCCCAGCCACCACGGCGGCTTCCTCGGCGGCGAGTTCGGCTACGCCGGCCAGCCCGAGGCCTTCGCACGCAGACTGCGTGAGGTCCTCGACGACGCCGGCTGA
- a CDS encoding ANTAR domain-containing protein yields MNCAEHVEDDVDRMRQHVACQEMICRAQGTLMAAHNCSAQVAAGILTGVARSSGTELHTVAGTVVTVAEQHSQSPPEAIRAAITCALRNVLS; encoded by the coding sequence GTGAACTGTGCAGAGCACGTTGAGGACGATGTCGATCGCATGCGCCAGCACGTTGCGTGCCAAGAGATGATCTGCCGGGCTCAGGGCACCTTGATGGCGGCACACAACTGCTCGGCACAGGTGGCCGCGGGCATCCTGACCGGCGTCGCGAGGAGCTCCGGCACCGAACTGCATACAGTGGCCGGAACTGTTGTGACGGTGGCCGAGCAGCATTCCCAGTCCCCGCCCGAAGCCATACGGGCCGCGATCACCTGTGCGCTGCGCAACGTCCTTTCGTAG
- a CDS encoding PP2C family protein-serine/threonine phosphatase — protein MVADNPDWLSDLLESVQVAPPVRSVAVLARILKEQFSAVDVAFLITDFGGNAVVRLTGAPEEGVTGPPEKLLLEGTVYGRAIVSQQPWVGSPEEPGEGAEGKAGRTKVVVPVSDRGDSIGLLEMTLPAPPGHRTLELLGEAAHALAYVVIVNRRFTDLFEWGRRTTRLSLASEIQHRLLPDSFTCDAGPFIVAGSLEPAAHVGGDTFDYTLNRTGLFLSLTDAMGHDVRAAQLASVVVAAIRNARRAGLGLVDQAEAANAAVVEHAVQEHRVVMDESAQVKRALAEHGAPAMVTGQLLSVDFDTGRTAVINAGHVWPLLLRDGRAEELTLLVDLPFGISPEASYRVQSVDLLPGDRLVLITDGMLEPEGEHATLTELIEETGSMHPREAVRAFTQSVLERTDHDPRDDATVLCLEWSRPAWSGRDV, from the coding sequence ATGGTGGCTGACAACCCCGACTGGCTGAGCGACCTGCTGGAGTCCGTGCAGGTGGCGCCGCCGGTGAGGTCCGTGGCCGTACTCGCGCGCATTCTCAAGGAACAGTTCTCCGCGGTGGACGTGGCCTTCCTGATCACCGACTTCGGAGGGAACGCGGTGGTCCGGCTGACCGGAGCCCCGGAGGAAGGCGTCACGGGTCCCCCGGAGAAGCTGCTCCTGGAGGGCACCGTCTACGGGAGGGCGATCGTCTCTCAGCAGCCCTGGGTCGGGAGCCCGGAGGAGCCCGGGGAGGGCGCGGAGGGGAAGGCAGGCCGCACGAAGGTCGTCGTGCCGGTGAGCGACAGGGGCGACTCGATCGGCCTGCTCGAGATGACTCTGCCCGCCCCTCCCGGCCACCGGACGCTGGAGCTCCTCGGAGAGGCCGCGCACGCCCTCGCCTACGTCGTGATCGTCAACAGGCGTTTCACCGACCTCTTCGAGTGGGGCCGGCGCACGACGCGGCTCTCCCTGGCATCGGAGATCCAGCACCGCCTGCTGCCCGACTCCTTCACCTGCGACGCGGGACCCTTCATCGTCGCGGGGTCGCTGGAGCCCGCGGCCCACGTCGGCGGTGACACCTTCGACTACACGCTCAACCGCACCGGCCTCTTCCTCTCGCTCACCGACGCCATGGGGCATGACGTGCGCGCCGCACAGCTCGCGTCGGTGGTCGTGGCGGCCATCCGCAACGCCCGTCGCGCAGGTCTCGGTCTCGTCGACCAGGCGGAGGCCGCCAACGCGGCGGTCGTCGAGCACGCGGTGCAGGAGCACCGGGTCGTGATGGACGAGTCGGCGCAGGTCAAACGCGCGCTCGCCGAGCACGGCGCACCGGCCATGGTCACCGGACAACTGCTTTCGGTGGACTTCGACACCGGCCGGACCGCCGTCATCAACGCCGGGCACGTGTGGCCACTGCTGCTGCGCGACGGCCGGGCCGAGGAGCTGACGCTGCTCGTCGACCTCCCCTTCGGCATCTCCCCGGAGGCCTCCTACCGGGTCCAGAGCGTCGATCTGCTTCCCGGCGACCGGCTGGTACTCATCACGGACGGCATGCTGGAGCCGGAGGGCGAGCACGCCACCTTGACGGAGCTCATCGAAGAGACAGGGTCGATGCACCCCCGGGAGGCCGTCCGTGCCTTCACGCAATCCGTGCTGGAGCGCACCGACCACGACCCGAGGGACGACGCCACGGTGCTGTGCCTGGAGTGGTCCAGGCCCGCATGGTCGGGACGCGACGTCTGA
- a CDS encoding SPFH domain-containing protein: MSAQDPAHNSPKTPDAELEPQDVPEMPDPEVREVTAHSIPGGLALLLGLIGFLLGVGGIVLGGGLASGGSVGPGATLIVVGVLVLIGSVFAMCGLNMVAPGEARVVQLFGRYTGTIRTDGLRWVNPLTSRSKVSTRVRNHETAVLKVNDAYGNPIELAAVVVWQVKDTAQATFAVDDFVEFVATQTEAAVRHIAIEYPYDAHEEDGLSLRGNAEEITEKLAAELTVRVEAAGVRIVESRFTHLAYAPEIASAMLQRQQAGAVVAARKTIVEGACGMVEDAITRIAAQDFVELDEERRASMVSNLLVVLCGDRSPQPVLNTGTLYQ; this comes from the coding sequence ATGTCAGCGCAGGACCCGGCACATAACTCACCGAAGACACCCGACGCGGAACTCGAACCACAGGACGTCCCCGAGATGCCCGACCCCGAGGTCCGCGAGGTCACCGCGCACAGCATCCCCGGCGGCCTCGCCCTCCTCCTCGGCCTGATCGGCTTCCTCCTGGGCGTCGGAGGCATAGTCCTCGGCGGCGGCCTCGCGTCGGGCGGCTCCGTCGGCCCGGGCGCGACGCTGATCGTCGTCGGCGTACTGGTGCTCATCGGCTCGGTGTTCGCCATGTGCGGCCTGAACATGGTCGCGCCCGGCGAGGCCCGCGTCGTCCAGCTCTTCGGGCGCTACACCGGCACGATCCGCACCGACGGCCTGCGCTGGGTCAACCCGCTCACCAGCCGCAGCAAGGTCTCCACGCGTGTGCGGAACCACGAGACCGCAGTCCTCAAGGTCAACGACGCCTACGGCAACCCGATCGAGCTCGCGGCGGTCGTGGTGTGGCAGGTCAAGGACACCGCTCAGGCGACCTTCGCGGTGGACGACTTCGTCGAGTTCGTCGCCACCCAGACCGAGGCCGCCGTGCGTCACATCGCCATCGAGTACCCCTACGACGCGCACGAAGAGGACGGCCTCTCCCTGCGCGGCAACGCCGAAGAGATCACGGAGAAGCTCGCCGCGGAACTGACCGTGCGGGTGGAGGCGGCAGGGGTGAGGATCGTCGAGTCCCGCTTCACGCACCTCGCCTACGCGCCGGAGATCGCCTCGGCCATGCTCCAGCGGCAGCAGGCCGGCGCGGTGGTCGCGGCACGCAAGACGATCGTCGAGGGCGCGTGCGGCATGGTCGAGGACGCCATCACGCGTATCGCGGCACAGGACTTCGTCGAGCTCGACGAGGAGCGCAGGGCCTCGATGGTCAGCAATCTGCTCGTCGTGCTCTGCGGCGACCGCTCGCCGCAGCCGGTGCTGAACACGGGGACCCTCTACCAGTGA